ATTTTATTTTAACCATCATTAATGTGGCCCCCCCATCCTCTAGGTGGAGAAGCTGATccaggagagaggctgggagTTCATGTGGAACGAGCGCCTGGGATACATCCTGACCTGTCCCTCTAACCTGGGTACTGGACTCAGGGCTGGTGTGCACATCAGACTGCCCAACctcagcaaggtaacacacacgctctctctttctctttccttttccTCAAAGTTTTTACTTGGATTGTCCCTGTGCATTGACCCCTCTTTCCCTAGACAAAGCATTTATTAAAGTTCTGTACTTACCATGCAGGACCCTCGCTTTGGTAAGATCCTGGACAACATGCGTCtgcagaagagagggacaggcggAGTTGACTCAGCCACAACTGGAGACACCGTTGATATATCCAACAACGACCGTCTAGGAAAATCTGAGGTAAAACTAGAACCGGTATtctatgaatgaatgaataactGAAGGAAACTGTAAACCATCTCTATCTGAACTAGAGATTAAACTCCCCTTGACCGCTGATAACTGTGTGTATTGGTGCGTGTGTATAGGTGGAGCTGGTCCAGTTGCTGGTTGATGGAGTCAACTATCTGATTGATTGTGAGAAGAAGCTGGAAAGGGGCCAGGACATCAAGGTCCCCTCCCCCATCACCCAGTTCAGAAAGTGAAACACCTGAGCCCCAAGTCTGAGAGGGAGTGACCCGCTCTGCGGTTAGAGAGGGCCAAAGAAGAGGAGTTAGGCCTGATCCCTCCTCATCCCCAAACTGAGCAATTTGGAGTAAAGTAGAAGTAGAATGTCTTTCCACTGGTCCAGGGACAAGTGTTGGTGTATCCCCCTTGATGGTTAAGGCTGGGGTTGGGGGTATcataatctgatcctagatctgtggttagggacAGCTTCTACCAGGAGCGAAAGTCTTACCTGTAACACTAACCTCAATAAAAATCAACCCTAATAAAACCACTGTTCTCTGATCAATAAAACAACTAATTCTCTGATTCCAAGGCGATGTTACAGATTGTGTTTTCTCCTACTAATCATTCTACCCTAACTAAAAGCTTAAATACCttcaattaataataataactgtagtACATTTCCATTCCCCAAAAATGTTATTGGACTTTTATATGTAATGACTGTGTAGAAGATCCATCATTCACTGTGAAGTTgactatatatacagtggggcaaaaaagtatttagtcagccaccaattgtgcaagttctcccacttaaaaagatgagagaggcctgtaattttcatcatatgtacacttcaactatgacagacaaaatgagaatgtcttttatactgataacaagttcaaacaggtgccattaatacaggtaacgagtggaggacagaggagcctcttaaagaaggatttataatggtctgtgagagccagaaatctttcttgtttgtaggtgatcaaatacttattttccaccataatttgcaaataaattaattaaaaatcctacaatgtgattttctgcatttttttctcattttgtctctcatagttgaagtgtacctatgatgaaaattacaggcctctctcatatttttaagtgggagaacttgcacaattggtggctgactaaatacttttttgccccactatatagcTGTGTTGTAGGTGGAAGTCTGGCAGTGTACAGTTCCAATCGCTCCAGTGAGTCTCTTTTCTCAGCAGGCCTCTGTCTCCCACCAGCTGAGATGCCATAATGGGTTTACTGCAGTAACAGAGTTTAACCCTGAGTTAAGCACTTTTAGAggtcagacagaggaacagagagaaacatggCAGCAGTCCAATTCCACCAATGGAACTACCAGTAAAATTGGCACAGATGTCtctaatttaacctttattcatccaggttagtctcaattAGATAAAATACAAATTGCAGTTGAGGGCTCCAGACTAGAATGGGAGTGCCAAAACGTCTGTCTGTCTTAAAAGGGTAgattctgtccatctgtctgtccatctgtatgtccgtccgtctgtctgtctctaggagGGTAATTGGGCTACTTGGAGCAGCTTAGTGGCGTGGAGATAATCAGCTAATCGCTGCCTGCTATATTTACACTGAGAGGGTCAGGGGAACACAGAAACAGAGGGCATATAGGAAATTTTTTTGCATGTCGGAAAGACCAGGTGGCAGATCTGCTCTAGATGTTCTGCTTCTATGCTTTGGACATTGCAAGACTGAGAGAGCAAGTGCCAGTGGGtttctgtgtgtaggtgtgagagGGTCTGTGACCACTAATATGGTCAGAGAGGAAACTGAATCTGGTCGGTGTATTTTTAGCAGTGTTCTGTGTGCTGACCACTAGTCTTCTGTCTAATACCAAGGAGGAGACATTCGAAATTTGAGAGATGAGGGTTGTAGATTTGTGCCATGGTAATACGTGGGGTTTGGTATAATGCACAAACAACCAGAATATAGCTTTTTGTAGTTTACTGAAAGTTTCCGTACATACTCTTCATCTGTATCCCACAATGATCTGTCCTATAGTAGAATCTAGACGACCCACTGAAATAAAAGCAAAAATAAATCCCCTTCAATAATATCACAACTGCCATTGAGCTCTATTAAAATGTTCATTTTCCGTTGGACAATTCACATAATGGTCAAGCTATGTAATTCTACACAAGTATAATAGTGTGGTGCTGTCTGTAAATGAATTTTTCCATAACCTTTACGGTCCTTGGTCGCTCATCATCAGCAGCAGGGGTCACCACACTGACCTCGCTCCTACGGGCCCTTCACTTCGGTGCTTTTCCATTGAGACTTACACCCACACTAGTGGCTCGCCAGCGTTTTATGTTAAAGTAAGCTGTAGTGTTGTGTTTCCATCAGGAGGGACACTAAAGACTTGTGATGCACAGAACCTCCGCAACGACCTCAGCATCACTCAAGACTGTTGCTTTGTGAGAAGGTGTTAAAAGTTAGTTATAGACATTATTATAAATGCCACTTGAAAAGTACCCAGGCCCTTGCGTTGTCTCCAAATTAGAGCAGGTCCCCCGGAGCCAAAGGCCCAGTGAGACACGGGTGCTCGGCCCCGTAGATGGAAACATACAAGTCTGAGCCTTTTGGGTAAAAGACTGGGGTAAACCATCAATGGAAATGTTCCAATGGAGGTGTAGACTAGAGGACCATGGGAAAATGAGTCCACATTCACTTCAAAGACAAATACAACACTAGTTTCTACTACACGTGAGGGTATCGATCTGAACAAAGCAGTGCCAGAATCACTAATCTGcgcagaacataattacaaactATTTGACTTCAAATTGAAGAATCCCAAATAAgatatatttgactaaaacaatcaTTTAAAACCTTGCTTAGATTTGTATACATCTCtatattatgcgtgggaataggGAACACATatcaaattaaaatcacttggagctgatctCCTGGTGTCATTTATGCccaacaataaaaaatgaaaataaaccaTTTATTTTTATAATTTTACACTCAGAAAACCTTGGGGGCCAAATAAGGCAACCTGGCCTGTGGGTCGCCGGTTGAGGAACCCCGGCACACAATTGACCAGCATAGTCCGGGTtatggtttggccggggtaggccgtcagtgtaaataagaatttgttcttatgtgacttgcctagttaaaggttaaatgaaaaacAATTGAAGACCCAGAGAACTTTGGATAAGGAGCTCCATTTCTCTTGTAAAGTATCGTCCTCTAGTGGTGAAAAAGTGTTACTGACATATACTGGTCTCTTCAGTACCTTTCATGCATCTCATTGGCAGTCAACCAATTCATCACATCATTGGTCCTAACCCTTCAGTGTTTACAGATCCCTGTGGACTGGATGGGAAACTGCCTCCTACCTCTAGGTGGTTACTTGCTAACTTTCATTTACAATTACATATATTACTAAAATAATCAAATGTTCTGGTCCAATGCCATTATTATTCCCCAATGGCAGCTGTTCTCCTAGTACTGGTCAGGTGGAATGACTAAACACATTTGTAAATGACTAAACTTCTGCAATTTAATCATCTGATTCACAAATCACTTTGTATGACAAATATGTGTATAAGATTAGTGAATTTGTGCAGTGCCTTTCTAGGGCTGATCACTTCAATTCCCAGAAAACGTTTTTGCCATTCCCCCAGTCAGAGGAAGAATGATAAGCAGTTTCCATGGGAACAAGATGTGATTGCCCACTTGCCTTTTCCAAGAAGGGAATCGGACTAAGGTGTAAAGAGGGGTACTTCCTGTCACATGGTCAGACCTTTACAGGAAGTGTCATATCTgctttacaaaacatttcatgataATTTCTCAATTAAGGTTCACACACATTTTTTTCTTCTCCTTTTTATAACATCTGGAACATCGTATTGGTGACAAACTGAAGTTTTATGGTGAACTTAAAAGCTAGTTCCACAGAGCAAAGTGCAACTTAAGCAAAACAATAAAAAGAaatataaaataaacattttgtcaCACACCTCCTGAACCTGGATGCTTTAAATGTTTATCATTTAGTTGCTTTTGGGGTTGTTTTTTTATGTTACATATTTTAgtgaggggaaggagtgagaggaaaAGGGTTAGCAAACAGACCACAAGTTGAGCATTTAGCAAATAGCTTTCAAAACAGTCGACAATCTTTATACAGGTCTGCTCCAGCAATCAATACACTTCTGTGAACAAATCATGAGCAGAACAACATTTTATCCACATATTTGTTTCCTCTCCCTGTTATAGGTTGCTCTCTCTGGCCCAAATCCGGCACTTTTATAATTTAATTTAAGAAATCAGTAGAAAGTTAGTAACAGCCACAAGCTAACACCCAGAGGTGACCGACGAGCCTGATTCACAACAAAGTCCTGTTGCCAGGGCAAAGTGGAGCCGAGATATACCAccccaggaggaggaggggggctagAAGGATGTGTACGTGTGTGAGGGCCATTTTCAGGAGATGGGGTAAGAACAAAGGGGGTATAGGTGGTCttggaaggggggagagagaggagttgagagagggtccggggggagggaagaaagggaagagggaGTCACACGTTTGCGTTCTCAGTCCATAGGTCGTTTTTCTCCATGTTTCTTTGTAAACTCTTCTGCGTTCTTAAAGAATTTTTTACGGTCCTTAGAGTATTCCTCTGCTAGGTCTGCCCTGAGAGGATGCTCTGGCTGGGGGTCGTTGACCAGCGCGATCAGGGACTGGATCACTGCAAAGAGACAAGCAGGACAAAAGAGACCGTAAGAATGGCGTAAAAATGGATGACGACATATGAAACAAGTCAGAAAGACACATTGAAATCCATAACCAGGCAGAGGATACAGGATGGAAACGTCTCCAGCTAAATAGATATGAGCCcctgagggagaggagactagagggttagggttcagaCAGCATGACAAATTATGAAAAATTGCAAATAATAACTACAGAAGAAAACAAGTGTCCATTGCCTCTGTCTCactcttcgtgtgtgtgtgtgtgtgtgtgtgtgtgtgtgtgtgtgtgtgtgtgtgtgtgtgtgtgtgtgtgtgtgtgtgtgtgtgtgtgtgtgtgtgtgtgtgtgtgtgtgtgtgtgtgtgtgtgtgtgtgtgtgtgtgtgtgtgtgtttctttccaCCGTACCTTGGTCAGTTTTAGTGGCTGGTTTCCAATTCTCTGCGCTGATCACAGGCAGACACACCTGTCCCTTCTCGTCGATGTTGGGGTGGTAGATCTTCGTCTTGAACGTGATCTTGGGGGGCTTGAAGGGGTACTCCGCAGGGAAGATTATCTCGATCCTGAACGCACCTTTATCGTATGGAGGGTTGTCCTtttagagaggagaaagagagagaatgatgtttGGTTAAAAGGTGAACTGAGTCCTGCTGAACATGTCACAGcaacaaatacattttaatatcgctgtgagtgccttggtcctccttgtTATTCTGTCTGGAGAAAGTAGTTCGTAGTGCCGCTAGGCTACTTACTGGAACAATGAGGCCTTGCCAAGTCAAAATATTTGTTTCATCAACTTGAATGTTACGGAAATTTTTCATTCCAGACTTGCGGATTTCATCAAGTtcctgaaaaagagagagaaaacataatGAACAATTCTCCTGTACTTCTAATTAATGACAGTTAATCACAAACATCACCACTACAGGAAGCAGAAAGGTGTATATCAAACTAGAGATAAAGGACTGATAAAACATGTCTGTTGGCTGAGTCTTAGTAACCATTAAACAAGCTGTGTCCGGTAGGCCAAAACAGCCCAATGACTGAATCACACAGGTAAACACAGACCGAATGACTACAATGAGTACTAGGGATGAGCCTATATCTGACAccttaactgtctctctctctctctctctctcatcctggtAGCCAAGCAGACACATCCCTTCCCTTAGACACCCACCCAGGAAGTGTTCCGGTGCATTCTCACACTCTGATCTCACTACAGAACACTGCTCTCTGCCAAACCAGAAGAATGACTCATAAATCCCAGGGCCGGTAATCTTTCACTACAGATCATAAGATTGGGGgtagtgttacagtgtgttattGTGACAAGGACATTACAGTTAACACACCCATAACAATAAAACATGGGCACACAGCTTCCTGGTTTAATTTCTCTCCATATAAATCTGAGCTTGAATTATGTATGACTTACTCTATGTCCTACAGTTGTTTTGAGAAAATACATGGTTTACAAGCCTATGTAAAAACGTTCTAAGAAATGGCACCGGTGGCACAAATAAACAAAAAGCTAAAGTTAGGTTAATCGATTAAGTTTGTTAACACCCAGTGTTGAGAACAGGAGGATTGTTTACATACAGTGTTGGTCAGCTAATGTGACTGTTGGCTAtaaagctagctggctagtttATTGAGGTCGAATGAATGAAATTCAACTAGCTTAGCTAACGTACTTGCCAGATAATACATTTCGCTTTCGATTCACTCGATGACTattcaaaacatttaaaaactaAGAAACCAAATCTGAGGAAATGCATGTAAttggctagctggttagcttcctCGGTTACACATTGAAAAAATAAGCGGAATTAACCTGAGTTGCTAACTAGCTGGTTCTCATAGAACCACACTGTTAGCTAACTAGGTAACTGCTGTGCCTTGCACAATTAACTCCCTTGCTAAGGTTCGCAAGTTAGCCAgctagtaacgttagctagctagccaagttTTTCTGAGACAATGTTCAATCATGTTGAACCTGCGCCACGCAATGTATGACACAATAATGAATTCAATCTAAATACATTTGATGACACATTGGTACTTAATTTATATTAACAATACACGGATCTTGCATATTAATATACCGGTGCTAACATCAAAACATCACTAAAAAACTGCTAGCTGGTTAACTTAGCATGCTAACGTCTAGCTAGCTTCATTTTCCGCTTAATGAGATTCATGAGGTTTCTAACAGTATGGGGCTAAATTAAACCAATTTAACGACACTTTTAATTTTATCGGAGATTTAGCAATCTGAATGTTTTATTCTCTTTAATCTAATATTTGAAAATCCTAATTTGATTGATCAGGAAATGTACCTTGTGCAGCCTCCTGCTCGCCGCCATCGTGGAATTACTGTCTGTACCCAGAATACACAGCGATATCCAAATAGTCCACTCACTCTCACCTCTGTccactgtgtgtactgtgtacgcACTGTAATTTGAGTGTACTTTGATTTGAGTTATTATCTTGAAGTTATTTTGTCAAATGAGAGCATTTGTCAATGTATTTAGCCTAGTTTGGGAGAAGCCTACACATTATGGGCCACTATTTGTCACCTGATTTAAATAGTGAAAGTGTAATCACATCTGAGCTGAGGCAATCACATCTGAAAACATACTTATAGCAGGTTGCTGTTGAAATAATAAGATCATGCAGTGGTGTAAATCGTGCCCCCCTCCCCCCGTTGgtcggttgagctaacataggctaatgtgattagcatgaggttgtaggTAAAGATAACATTTCcctggacatagacatatctgacatggacagaaagcttaaattcttgttcatctaactgcactgcCCAATTTACAGTAACTATTACAATGAAATAATACCACGCTATTGTTtcaggagagtgcacaattatgaaaacgtattaataaaccaattaggcacatttgggcagtcttgatacaacgtTTTGAAGAaatatgcaatggttcattggatcattctaaaactttgcacatacactgctgccatctattggccaacatctaaattgcacctgggctggaataatacattatgcccTTTTTCTGGttcaaaacaataataataacgcattttttttcattgtattttcttttaccagatctaatgtgttatattctcctaaattaatttcacatttacacaaacttcaaagtgtttcctttcaaatggcatcaagaatatgcatatccttgattcaggtcctgagctacatgtAGTTAGATTAGTTAGATTTGGacatgtcattttaggcgaaaattgaaaaaaggatGAGATCCTTAAGAGGTGTTaactaaaaatactttaaagttctacttaagtcgtttttgggatatatctgtactttactctttacattttttgacaactttaacTTTTACTCCCctacattcctaatgaaaataatGTTGTTTTTACTCCATAAATTTACCCTGACACTCAAAAGTAGGCCTACTCATACATTTTGAaggcttagcaggacaggaaaatggtccaattcacacacttatcaagataacttctctggtcatccctactgcttctgatctggtggactcactaaacacaaatgct
The sequence above is a segment of the Oncorhynchus gorbuscha isolate QuinsamMale2020 ecotype Even-year linkage group LG16, OgorEven_v1.0, whole genome shotgun sequence genome. Coding sequences within it:
- the LOC124000628 gene encoding ubiquitin-conjugating enzyme E2 L3-like → MAASRRLHKELDEIRKSGMKNFRNIQVDETNILTWQGLIVPDNPPYDKGAFRIEIIFPAEYPFKPPKITFKTKIYHPNIDEKGQVCLPVISAENWKPATKTDQVIQSLIALVNDPQPEHPLRADLAEEYSKDRKKFFKNAEEFTKKHGEKRPMD